A DNA window from Hypanus sabinus isolate sHypSab1 chromosome 27, sHypSab1.hap1, whole genome shotgun sequence contains the following coding sequences:
- the LOC132381928 gene encoding uncharacterized protein LOC132381928: MSWKTGLLGLIPNVCAPLLELPLPTTLKALRRCLGFFSYYAQWVPHYADKARPLVKSTSFPLSAEACAAFNCIKADIAKATMHAVDETAPFQVECDASDFALAATLNQEGRPVAFFSRTLQGSEIRHSAVEKEAQAIVEAVRHWRHYLAGKRFTVLTDQRSVAFLFSNQQRGKIKNDKILRWRIELSTYTYDILYRPGRLNEPPDALSRGTCASTQLDQLYALHAQLCHPGVTRFYHFVKARNLPYSLEDIRTMTRDCQICAECKPHFYCPDTAQLVKATRPFERLSVDFKGPLPSTDRNVYFLSVIDEFSRFPFAIPCPDTTATSVIKALRQLFTLFGYPCYIHSDRGSSFMSEELRQYLLARGIATSRTTSYNPRGNGQVERENATVWKATLLALKSKGLPVSRWQEVLPEALHSIRSLLCTSTNATPHERLFSFPRKSVTGTTLPVWLTSPGPVLLRKHVRSNKYSPLVERVHLLHANPQYAYVVLPDGREDTVSIRDLAPAGAADHYPEGSPVTVNPVPEVTPYSPGPTQTPHDTCIPGVSYAFIPGASHMHEGSPAPSGQEHAQPPSPVQSPMLPAPMRSQPVLRRSQRQIRPPDRLDL, encoded by the coding sequence atgtcgtggaaaacggggttattgggcctgatcccgaacgtatgcgcccccctgttagagctccctcttcccaccactctcaaggccctcagacggtgcctggggtttttttcctattacgcccaatgggtcccccattacgcagacaaggctcgccccctggtcaagtctacctcgtttcccctctctgctgaggcctgcgcggccttcaactgcattaaagcggacattgccaaagctacgatgcatgcagtggacgagaccgctcccttccaagtggagtgtgatgcctccgatttcgctctggctgctacccttaatcaggaaggcagaccagtagcattcttttctcgcaccctccaaggctctgaaattcggcactccgcggtggagaaagaagcccaggccatagtggaggctgttaggcactggaggcactatcttgctggcaaaagattcactgtgctgaccgaccagcgctcggttgcgttcctgttcagcaaccaacagcggggcaagatcaaaaatgataagattttgcggtggaggatagaactctccacctacacctatgatatcctgtaccggcctggcagactcaatgagccccctgatgccctatcccggggaacatgtgctagcacacagctcgaccagctgtacgcccttcatgcacaactttgccatccgggggtcacccgattttaccattttgtgaaagctcggaacctgccgtactccctggaggacatcaggacgatgaccagggactgccaaatttgtgccgagtgcaaaccgcacttctactgtcctgacacggcacaacttgtcaaggccacccgcccttttgaacgcctgagtgttgactttaagggcccccttccctccactgaccgcaatgtctattttctcagtgttattgacgagttctcacggttcccctttgccatcccctgccccgacaccactgccacgtccgtcataaaagccctgcgccagctcttcactctgttcgggtatccctgctatatccacagtgatagagggtcctcctttatgagtgaggagctgcgccagtacttgctagctaggggcattgctaccagtcggaccacgagttataatccccggggtaatggccaggtagagcgggagaatgccacagtgtggaaggccacacttttagcccttaagtccaaagggttgccggtctctcgatggcaggaggtcctccctgaggcactgcactctatccgctctctgttatgtacgtccaccaatgccacccctcacgaacgcctattctcttttcccaggaagtctgtcactgggaccaccctaccagtttggctgacgtccccggggccagtgctgctccggaaacatgtgaggagcaataaatactccccgctggtggagagggttcaccttctccatgcgaacccccagtatgcttacgtggtcttacctgatgggcgggaggacacggtctccatccgcgacctggcacccgcaggtgcagcagaccactaccctgaaggctctccggtaactgtgaaccctgtaccagaggtgacaccgtactcaccaggccctacacagactcctcacgacacttgtataccgggcgtttcgtacgcatttataccaggcgcctcgcacatgcatgagggatcaccggcgcctagtgggcaagaacacgcgcaacccccgtcccctgtgcaatcgccaatgttgccggcacctatgcggtcacagccggtgctacgtagatcgcagcgacagattcgaccgcctgatcggcttgacttgtaa